In a genomic window of Rhododendron vialii isolate Sample 1 chromosome 12a, ASM3025357v1:
- the LOC131311867 gene encoding uncharacterized protein LOC131311867 isoform X1, with amino-acid sequence MEIEEDELRRRKLEEALEVKSLRRILSAYLNYPDAAEEDVKRYERSFRRLPPAHKALLSHLPSKFQRLRWCISKNSIFIFNMLQVFEPPLDMSQDIDSCEQHNLKNVQDHHLFSDEREVLSCQSASTSGQVSLLKSDEVSCGEGSNLTCRSPDLVNVNQSNGYDGGSSGSHCKEDVDKSGGNNVKNVSNQATMCSISDSNGNFQVYSSPPDWLDPSLQLHVPLVDVDKVRCIIRNIVRDWAAEGQRERDQCYKPILEELEIQFPNRRKDSPPTCLVPGAGLGRLALDISCLGFISQGNEFSYYMMICSSFILNHTETAEQWTIYPWIHSNCNSLSDSDQLRPVSIPDIHPASAGITEGFSMCGGDFVEVYSDPSQVGVWDAVVTCFFLDTAHNIVEYIEIISRILKAGGVWINLGPLLYHFADVYSQEDEMSIELSLEDVKRVAFQYGFQLEKERTIETTYTTNPLSMMQNRYYAAFWTMRKKPMATVKQQGTS; translated from the exons ATGGAGATTGAGGAGGACGAACTCCGTCGGCGGAAGCTTGAAGAGGCCCTTGAAGTCAAATCTCTTAGGCGCATCCTCAGTGCATACCTCAA CTATCCAGATGCCGCTGAGGAGGATGTAAAAAGATATGAACGATCTTTTAGAAGGCTTCCACCTGCCCATAAG GCTCTTCTGTCCCACCTCCCATCGAAATTTCAGAGACTTAGATG gtgtatttcaaaaaattctattttcataTTTAACATGCTTCAG GTGTTTGAGCCTCCTCTTGATATGAGTCAGGACATCGATAGTTGTGAACAACACAATTTGAAGAATGTCCAGGACCATCATCTTTTCTCTGATGAAAGAGAAGTGCTCTCTTGTCAGTCTGCCTCAACAAGTGGACAAGTATCTTTGCTGAAATCTGATGAAGTTAGTTGTGGTGAAGGAAGCAATTTAACATGCAGATCACCTGATTTGGTGAATGTGAATCAG TCAAATGGATATGATGGTGGAAGTTCAGGCTCCCATTGTAAAGAAGATGTGGATAAAAGTGGGGGCAACAATGTTAAGAATGTAAGCAACCAAGCAACAATGTGTTCCATTTCGGATTCCAATGGGAAT TTTCAGGTATATTCATCACCTCCTGATTGGTTAGATCCATCATTGCAGTTGCACGTTCCCCTAGTTGATGTGGATAAG GTTCGATGCATTATCAGGAATATTGTAAGGGATTGGGCAGCTGAG GGGCAGAGGGAACGTGATCAGTGCTACAAGCCTATTCTTGAAGAGCTTGAAATTCAATTTCCCAATCGCAGGAAGGATAG CCCTCCCACCTGTTTAGTTCCTGGTGCTGGACTTGGTAGGCTGGCATTGGATATTTCATGTTTAG GTTTTATAAGTCAGGGAAATGAATTTTCTTACTACATGATGATTTGCTCAAGTTTTATTCTTAACCA CACTGAGACTGCGGAGCAGTGGACGATATATCCTTGGATTCACAGCAATTGCAATTCACTTTCGGACAGTGACCAGCTTCGTCCAGTTTCAATTCCTGATATTCATCCAGCTAG TGCAGGGATCACTGAAGGCTTTTCTATGTGTGGTGGTGACTTTGTTGAAGTCTACAGCGATCCAAGCCAAGTAG GAGTTTGGGATGCAGTGGTTACGTGTTTCTTCCTTGATACAGCACATAACATCGTTGAATACATTGAAATCATTTCAAGAATTCTCAAAGCGGGGGGA GTCTGGATAAACTTGGGGCCTCTACTTTATCACTTTGCGGATGTGTATAGTCAAGAGGAT GAGATGTCTATTGAGCTAAGTTTGGAAGATGTAAAAAGGGTTGCTTTCCAATATGGGTTTCAGTTAGAG AAAGAGAGGACCATTGAGACGACCTATACTACAAACCCGCTCTCAATGATGCAA
- the LOC131311867 gene encoding uncharacterized protein LOC131311867 isoform X2, which translates to MEIEEDELRRRKLEEALEVKSLRRILSAYLNYPDAAEEDVKRYERSFRRLPPAHKALLSHLPSKFQRLRWCISKNSIFIFNMLQVFEPPLDMSQDIDSCEQHNLKNVQDHHLFSDEREVLSCQSASTSGQVSLLKSDEVSCGEGSNLTCRSPDLVNVNQSNGYDGGSSGSHCKEDVDKSGGNNVKNVSNQATMCSISDSNGNVYSSPPDWLDPSLQLHVPLVDVDKVRCIIRNIVRDWAAEGQRERDQCYKPILEELEIQFPNRRKDSPPTCLVPGAGLGRLALDISCLGFISQGNEFSYYMMICSSFILNHTETAEQWTIYPWIHSNCNSLSDSDQLRPVSIPDIHPASAGITEGFSMCGGDFVEVYSDPSQVGVWDAVVTCFFLDTAHNIVEYIEIISRILKAGGVWINLGPLLYHFADVYSQEDEMSIELSLEDVKRVAFQYGFQLEKERTIETTYTTNPLSMMQNRYYAAFWTMRKKPMATVKQQGTS; encoded by the exons ATGGAGATTGAGGAGGACGAACTCCGTCGGCGGAAGCTTGAAGAGGCCCTTGAAGTCAAATCTCTTAGGCGCATCCTCAGTGCATACCTCAA CTATCCAGATGCCGCTGAGGAGGATGTAAAAAGATATGAACGATCTTTTAGAAGGCTTCCACCTGCCCATAAG GCTCTTCTGTCCCACCTCCCATCGAAATTTCAGAGACTTAGATG gtgtatttcaaaaaattctattttcataTTTAACATGCTTCAG GTGTTTGAGCCTCCTCTTGATATGAGTCAGGACATCGATAGTTGTGAACAACACAATTTGAAGAATGTCCAGGACCATCATCTTTTCTCTGATGAAAGAGAAGTGCTCTCTTGTCAGTCTGCCTCAACAAGTGGACAAGTATCTTTGCTGAAATCTGATGAAGTTAGTTGTGGTGAAGGAAGCAATTTAACATGCAGATCACCTGATTTGGTGAATGTGAATCAG TCAAATGGATATGATGGTGGAAGTTCAGGCTCCCATTGTAAAGAAGATGTGGATAAAAGTGGGGGCAACAATGTTAAGAATGTAAGCAACCAAGCAACAATGTGTTCCATTTCGGATTCCAATGGGAAT GTATATTCATCACCTCCTGATTGGTTAGATCCATCATTGCAGTTGCACGTTCCCCTAGTTGATGTGGATAAG GTTCGATGCATTATCAGGAATATTGTAAGGGATTGGGCAGCTGAG GGGCAGAGGGAACGTGATCAGTGCTACAAGCCTATTCTTGAAGAGCTTGAAATTCAATTTCCCAATCGCAGGAAGGATAG CCCTCCCACCTGTTTAGTTCCTGGTGCTGGACTTGGTAGGCTGGCATTGGATATTTCATGTTTAG GTTTTATAAGTCAGGGAAATGAATTTTCTTACTACATGATGATTTGCTCAAGTTTTATTCTTAACCA CACTGAGACTGCGGAGCAGTGGACGATATATCCTTGGATTCACAGCAATTGCAATTCACTTTCGGACAGTGACCAGCTTCGTCCAGTTTCAATTCCTGATATTCATCCAGCTAG TGCAGGGATCACTGAAGGCTTTTCTATGTGTGGTGGTGACTTTGTTGAAGTCTACAGCGATCCAAGCCAAGTAG GAGTTTGGGATGCAGTGGTTACGTGTTTCTTCCTTGATACAGCACATAACATCGTTGAATACATTGAAATCATTTCAAGAATTCTCAAAGCGGGGGGA GTCTGGATAAACTTGGGGCCTCTACTTTATCACTTTGCGGATGTGTATAGTCAAGAGGAT GAGATGTCTATTGAGCTAAGTTTGGAAGATGTAAAAAGGGTTGCTTTCCAATATGGGTTTCAGTTAGAG AAAGAGAGGACCATTGAGACGACCTATACTACAAACCCGCTCTCAATGATGCAA
- the LOC131311867 gene encoding uncharacterized protein LOC131311867 isoform X3: MEIEEDELRRRKLEEALEVKSLRRILSAYLNYPDAAEEDVKRYERSFRRLPPAHKALLSHLPSKFQRLRWCISKNSIFIFNMLQVFEPPLDMSQDIDSCEQHNLKNVQDHHLFSDEREVLSCQSASTSGQVSLLKSDEVSCGEGSNLTCRSPDLVNVNQSNGYDGGSSGSHCKEDVDKSGGNNVKNVSNQATMCSISDSNGNFQVYSSPPDWLDPSLQLHVPLVDVDKVRCIIRNIVRDWAAEGQRERDQCYKPILEELEIQFPNRRKDSPPTCLVPGAGLGRLALDISCLGFISQGNEFSYYMMICSSFILNHTETAEQWTIYPWIHSNCNSLSDSDQLRPVSIPDIHPASAGITEGFSMCGGDFVEVYSDPSQVGVWDAVVTCFFLDTAHNIVEYIEIISRILKAGGVWINLGPLLYHFADVYSQEDEMSIELSLEDVKRVAFQYGFQLENRYYAAFWTMRKKPMATVKQQGTS; the protein is encoded by the exons ATGGAGATTGAGGAGGACGAACTCCGTCGGCGGAAGCTTGAAGAGGCCCTTGAAGTCAAATCTCTTAGGCGCATCCTCAGTGCATACCTCAA CTATCCAGATGCCGCTGAGGAGGATGTAAAAAGATATGAACGATCTTTTAGAAGGCTTCCACCTGCCCATAAG GCTCTTCTGTCCCACCTCCCATCGAAATTTCAGAGACTTAGATG gtgtatttcaaaaaattctattttcataTTTAACATGCTTCAG GTGTTTGAGCCTCCTCTTGATATGAGTCAGGACATCGATAGTTGTGAACAACACAATTTGAAGAATGTCCAGGACCATCATCTTTTCTCTGATGAAAGAGAAGTGCTCTCTTGTCAGTCTGCCTCAACAAGTGGACAAGTATCTTTGCTGAAATCTGATGAAGTTAGTTGTGGTGAAGGAAGCAATTTAACATGCAGATCACCTGATTTGGTGAATGTGAATCAG TCAAATGGATATGATGGTGGAAGTTCAGGCTCCCATTGTAAAGAAGATGTGGATAAAAGTGGGGGCAACAATGTTAAGAATGTAAGCAACCAAGCAACAATGTGTTCCATTTCGGATTCCAATGGGAAT TTTCAGGTATATTCATCACCTCCTGATTGGTTAGATCCATCATTGCAGTTGCACGTTCCCCTAGTTGATGTGGATAAG GTTCGATGCATTATCAGGAATATTGTAAGGGATTGGGCAGCTGAG GGGCAGAGGGAACGTGATCAGTGCTACAAGCCTATTCTTGAAGAGCTTGAAATTCAATTTCCCAATCGCAGGAAGGATAG CCCTCCCACCTGTTTAGTTCCTGGTGCTGGACTTGGTAGGCTGGCATTGGATATTTCATGTTTAG GTTTTATAAGTCAGGGAAATGAATTTTCTTACTACATGATGATTTGCTCAAGTTTTATTCTTAACCA CACTGAGACTGCGGAGCAGTGGACGATATATCCTTGGATTCACAGCAATTGCAATTCACTTTCGGACAGTGACCAGCTTCGTCCAGTTTCAATTCCTGATATTCATCCAGCTAG TGCAGGGATCACTGAAGGCTTTTCTATGTGTGGTGGTGACTTTGTTGAAGTCTACAGCGATCCAAGCCAAGTAG GAGTTTGGGATGCAGTGGTTACGTGTTTCTTCCTTGATACAGCACATAACATCGTTGAATACATTGAAATCATTTCAAGAATTCTCAAAGCGGGGGGA GTCTGGATAAACTTGGGGCCTCTACTTTATCACTTTGCGGATGTGTATAGTCAAGAGGAT GAGATGTCTATTGAGCTAAGTTTGGAAGATGTAAAAAGGGTTGCTTTCCAATATGGGTTTCAGTTAGAG
- the LOC131311867 gene encoding uncharacterized protein LOC131311867 isoform X5, with translation MEIEEDELRRRKLEEALEVKSLRRILSAYLNYPDAAEEDVKRYERSFRRLPPAHKALLSHLPSKFQRLRWCISKNSIFIFNMLQVFEPPLDMSQDIDSCEQHNLKNVQDHHLFSDEREVLSCQSASTSGQVSLLKSDEVSCGEGSNLTCRSPDLVNVNQFQVYSSPPDWLDPSLQLHVPLVDVDKVRCIIRNIVRDWAAEGQRERDQCYKPILEELEIQFPNRRKDSPPTCLVPGAGLGRLALDISCLGFISQGNEFSYYMMICSSFILNHTETAEQWTIYPWIHSNCNSLSDSDQLRPVSIPDIHPASAGITEGFSMCGGDFVEVYSDPSQVGVWDAVVTCFFLDTAHNIVEYIEIISRILKAGGVWINLGPLLYHFADVYSQEDEMSIELSLEDVKRVAFQYGFQLEKERTIETTYTTNPLSMMQNRYYAAFWTMRKKPMATVKQQGTS, from the exons ATGGAGATTGAGGAGGACGAACTCCGTCGGCGGAAGCTTGAAGAGGCCCTTGAAGTCAAATCTCTTAGGCGCATCCTCAGTGCATACCTCAA CTATCCAGATGCCGCTGAGGAGGATGTAAAAAGATATGAACGATCTTTTAGAAGGCTTCCACCTGCCCATAAG GCTCTTCTGTCCCACCTCCCATCGAAATTTCAGAGACTTAGATG gtgtatttcaaaaaattctattttcataTTTAACATGCTTCAG GTGTTTGAGCCTCCTCTTGATATGAGTCAGGACATCGATAGTTGTGAACAACACAATTTGAAGAATGTCCAGGACCATCATCTTTTCTCTGATGAAAGAGAAGTGCTCTCTTGTCAGTCTGCCTCAACAAGTGGACAAGTATCTTTGCTGAAATCTGATGAAGTTAGTTGTGGTGAAGGAAGCAATTTAACATGCAGATCACCTGATTTGGTGAATGTGAATCAG TTTCAGGTATATTCATCACCTCCTGATTGGTTAGATCCATCATTGCAGTTGCACGTTCCCCTAGTTGATGTGGATAAG GTTCGATGCATTATCAGGAATATTGTAAGGGATTGGGCAGCTGAG GGGCAGAGGGAACGTGATCAGTGCTACAAGCCTATTCTTGAAGAGCTTGAAATTCAATTTCCCAATCGCAGGAAGGATAG CCCTCCCACCTGTTTAGTTCCTGGTGCTGGACTTGGTAGGCTGGCATTGGATATTTCATGTTTAG GTTTTATAAGTCAGGGAAATGAATTTTCTTACTACATGATGATTTGCTCAAGTTTTATTCTTAACCA CACTGAGACTGCGGAGCAGTGGACGATATATCCTTGGATTCACAGCAATTGCAATTCACTTTCGGACAGTGACCAGCTTCGTCCAGTTTCAATTCCTGATATTCATCCAGCTAG TGCAGGGATCACTGAAGGCTTTTCTATGTGTGGTGGTGACTTTGTTGAAGTCTACAGCGATCCAAGCCAAGTAG GAGTTTGGGATGCAGTGGTTACGTGTTTCTTCCTTGATACAGCACATAACATCGTTGAATACATTGAAATCATTTCAAGAATTCTCAAAGCGGGGGGA GTCTGGATAAACTTGGGGCCTCTACTTTATCACTTTGCGGATGTGTATAGTCAAGAGGAT GAGATGTCTATTGAGCTAAGTTTGGAAGATGTAAAAAGGGTTGCTTTCCAATATGGGTTTCAGTTAGAG AAAGAGAGGACCATTGAGACGACCTATACTACAAACCCGCTCTCAATGATGCAA
- the LOC131311867 gene encoding uncharacterized protein LOC131311867 isoform X6 produces MEIEEDELRRRKLEEALEVKSLRRILSAYLNYPDAAEEDVKRYERSFRRLPPAHKALLSHLPSKFQRLRWCISKNSIFIFNMLQVFEPPLDMSQDIDSCEQHNLKNVQDHHLFSDEREVLSCQSASTSGQVSLLKSDEVSCGEGSNLTCRSPDLVNVNQVYSSPPDWLDPSLQLHVPLVDVDKVRCIIRNIVRDWAAEGQRERDQCYKPILEELEIQFPNRRKDSPPTCLVPGAGLGRLALDISCLGFISQGNEFSYYMMICSSFILNHTETAEQWTIYPWIHSNCNSLSDSDQLRPVSIPDIHPASAGITEGFSMCGGDFVEVYSDPSQVGVWDAVVTCFFLDTAHNIVEYIEIISRILKAGGVWINLGPLLYHFADVYSQEDEMSIELSLEDVKRVAFQYGFQLEKERTIETTYTTNPLSMMQNRYYAAFWTMRKKPMATVKQQGTS; encoded by the exons ATGGAGATTGAGGAGGACGAACTCCGTCGGCGGAAGCTTGAAGAGGCCCTTGAAGTCAAATCTCTTAGGCGCATCCTCAGTGCATACCTCAA CTATCCAGATGCCGCTGAGGAGGATGTAAAAAGATATGAACGATCTTTTAGAAGGCTTCCACCTGCCCATAAG GCTCTTCTGTCCCACCTCCCATCGAAATTTCAGAGACTTAGATG gtgtatttcaaaaaattctattttcataTTTAACATGCTTCAG GTGTTTGAGCCTCCTCTTGATATGAGTCAGGACATCGATAGTTGTGAACAACACAATTTGAAGAATGTCCAGGACCATCATCTTTTCTCTGATGAAAGAGAAGTGCTCTCTTGTCAGTCTGCCTCAACAAGTGGACAAGTATCTTTGCTGAAATCTGATGAAGTTAGTTGTGGTGAAGGAAGCAATTTAACATGCAGATCACCTGATTTGGTGAATGTGAATCAG GTATATTCATCACCTCCTGATTGGTTAGATCCATCATTGCAGTTGCACGTTCCCCTAGTTGATGTGGATAAG GTTCGATGCATTATCAGGAATATTGTAAGGGATTGGGCAGCTGAG GGGCAGAGGGAACGTGATCAGTGCTACAAGCCTATTCTTGAAGAGCTTGAAATTCAATTTCCCAATCGCAGGAAGGATAG CCCTCCCACCTGTTTAGTTCCTGGTGCTGGACTTGGTAGGCTGGCATTGGATATTTCATGTTTAG GTTTTATAAGTCAGGGAAATGAATTTTCTTACTACATGATGATTTGCTCAAGTTTTATTCTTAACCA CACTGAGACTGCGGAGCAGTGGACGATATATCCTTGGATTCACAGCAATTGCAATTCACTTTCGGACAGTGACCAGCTTCGTCCAGTTTCAATTCCTGATATTCATCCAGCTAG TGCAGGGATCACTGAAGGCTTTTCTATGTGTGGTGGTGACTTTGTTGAAGTCTACAGCGATCCAAGCCAAGTAG GAGTTTGGGATGCAGTGGTTACGTGTTTCTTCCTTGATACAGCACATAACATCGTTGAATACATTGAAATCATTTCAAGAATTCTCAAAGCGGGGGGA GTCTGGATAAACTTGGGGCCTCTACTTTATCACTTTGCGGATGTGTATAGTCAAGAGGAT GAGATGTCTATTGAGCTAAGTTTGGAAGATGTAAAAAGGGTTGCTTTCCAATATGGGTTTCAGTTAGAG AAAGAGAGGACCATTGAGACGACCTATACTACAAACCCGCTCTCAATGATGCAA
- the LOC131311867 gene encoding uncharacterized protein LOC131311867 isoform X4 translates to MYNIYPDAAEEDVKRYERSFRRLPPAHKALLSHLPSKFQRLRWCISKNSIFIFNMLQVFEPPLDMSQDIDSCEQHNLKNVQDHHLFSDEREVLSCQSASTSGQVSLLKSDEVSCGEGSNLTCRSPDLVNVNQSNGYDGGSSGSHCKEDVDKSGGNNVKNVSNQATMCSISDSNGNFQVYSSPPDWLDPSLQLHVPLVDVDKVRCIIRNIVRDWAAEGQRERDQCYKPILEELEIQFPNRRKDSPPTCLVPGAGLGRLALDISCLGFISQGNEFSYYMMICSSFILNHTETAEQWTIYPWIHSNCNSLSDSDQLRPVSIPDIHPASAGITEGFSMCGGDFVEVYSDPSQVGVWDAVVTCFFLDTAHNIVEYIEIISRILKAGGVWINLGPLLYHFADVYSQEDEMSIELSLEDVKRVAFQYGFQLEKERTIETTYTTNPLSMMQNRYYAAFWTMRKKPMATVKQQGTS, encoded by the exons ATGTATAACAT CTATCCAGATGCCGCTGAGGAGGATGTAAAAAGATATGAACGATCTTTTAGAAGGCTTCCACCTGCCCATAAG GCTCTTCTGTCCCACCTCCCATCGAAATTTCAGAGACTTAGATG gtgtatttcaaaaaattctattttcataTTTAACATGCTTCAG GTGTTTGAGCCTCCTCTTGATATGAGTCAGGACATCGATAGTTGTGAACAACACAATTTGAAGAATGTCCAGGACCATCATCTTTTCTCTGATGAAAGAGAAGTGCTCTCTTGTCAGTCTGCCTCAACAAGTGGACAAGTATCTTTGCTGAAATCTGATGAAGTTAGTTGTGGTGAAGGAAGCAATTTAACATGCAGATCACCTGATTTGGTGAATGTGAATCAG TCAAATGGATATGATGGTGGAAGTTCAGGCTCCCATTGTAAAGAAGATGTGGATAAAAGTGGGGGCAACAATGTTAAGAATGTAAGCAACCAAGCAACAATGTGTTCCATTTCGGATTCCAATGGGAAT TTTCAGGTATATTCATCACCTCCTGATTGGTTAGATCCATCATTGCAGTTGCACGTTCCCCTAGTTGATGTGGATAAG GTTCGATGCATTATCAGGAATATTGTAAGGGATTGGGCAGCTGAG GGGCAGAGGGAACGTGATCAGTGCTACAAGCCTATTCTTGAAGAGCTTGAAATTCAATTTCCCAATCGCAGGAAGGATAG CCCTCCCACCTGTTTAGTTCCTGGTGCTGGACTTGGTAGGCTGGCATTGGATATTTCATGTTTAG GTTTTATAAGTCAGGGAAATGAATTTTCTTACTACATGATGATTTGCTCAAGTTTTATTCTTAACCA CACTGAGACTGCGGAGCAGTGGACGATATATCCTTGGATTCACAGCAATTGCAATTCACTTTCGGACAGTGACCAGCTTCGTCCAGTTTCAATTCCTGATATTCATCCAGCTAG TGCAGGGATCACTGAAGGCTTTTCTATGTGTGGTGGTGACTTTGTTGAAGTCTACAGCGATCCAAGCCAAGTAG GAGTTTGGGATGCAGTGGTTACGTGTTTCTTCCTTGATACAGCACATAACATCGTTGAATACATTGAAATCATTTCAAGAATTCTCAAAGCGGGGGGA GTCTGGATAAACTTGGGGCCTCTACTTTATCACTTTGCGGATGTGTATAGTCAAGAGGAT GAGATGTCTATTGAGCTAAGTTTGGAAGATGTAAAAAGGGTTGCTTTCCAATATGGGTTTCAGTTAGAG AAAGAGAGGACCATTGAGACGACCTATACTACAAACCCGCTCTCAATGATGCAA